In one Gossypium hirsutum isolate 1008001.06 chromosome D09, Gossypium_hirsutum_v2.1, whole genome shotgun sequence genomic region, the following are encoded:
- the LOC107931381 gene encoding pto-interacting protein 1 isoform X1 translates to MVKVATIVGGAAGTLALMAVIMGFFWFFKSCKSFSNRASETGSSDPSALTEWNRGVGPSSSAGPSLYGPQGAREFMLEELEQATKQFAESSLIGYGSFGLVYKGLLRDVVVAIKRHPGIPRPEFVAGVMYLSEIQHRNLVTLLGYCQEGGSQMLVYEYLPNGSMCNHLYGNGSLNKIDSLHDTMALTFRVFVSADTGREAPTRLEFKERLSIALGAARGLCHLHGLKPPLIHKNFKTGNVLVDEDFIAKVADAGVSMLLEKIEEASPSYTSSVNVFQDPEVEVLGSFTETSDVYSFGAFLLELITGQDEAMHINYMGSNESLIQWVQSRLSCNDFVDHRLVGSFTMAGIKDMIKLALKCMSFPGERRPDMNTVSIELERIRENEMEMTTVKGEGTAKIALGSELFASK, encoded by the exons ATGGTGAAGGTTGCAACTATTGTTGGTGGAGCTGCAGGAACACTTGCTTTAATGGCTGTAATAATGGGATTCTTTTGGTTTTTCAAGTCATGTAAGAGTTTTTCGAATAGAGCTTCGGAGACCGGCTCGTCGGATCCTTCGGCATTAA CGGAGTGGAATCGAGGAGTTGGACCGAGTTCATCGGCCGGTCCGTCTTTATATGGACCACAAGGAGCAAGGGAGTTCATGTTGGAAGAGCTAGAGCAAGCTACCAAACAATTTGCTGAGAGTAGTCTCATTGGATACGGAAGTTTCGGCTTGGTTTATAAAGGTTTGCTTCGTGACGTTGTCGTTGCTATCAAAAGACATCCCGGTATTCCCCGACCAGAATTCGTTGCAGGg GTAATGTATTTGTCCGAGATTCAACACCGAAACTTGGTTACTCTTTTAGGCTATTGTCAAGAAGGTGGTTCCCAAatgttggtatatgaatattTACCCAATGGTAGCATGTGCAATCACCTATATGGTAATGGTTCATTAAACAAAATAGATTCATTGCATGACACCATGGCATTAACTTTTCGTGTTTTTGTTTCGGCAGATACCGGACGAGAGGCTCCGACTCGTCTTGAGTTCAAGGAGAGGTTATCGATTGCTCTAGGGGCAGCTAGAGGTTTATGCCATTTACATGGCCTGAAACCCCCTTTGATACACAAGAATTTCAAAACGGGTAACGTGTTGGTCGACGAGGACTTCATAGCTAAAGTTGCAGATGCGGGGGTATCGATGTTACTCGAAAAGATAGAAGAAGCCAGTCCATCTTACACGTCTAGTGTAAATGTTTTCCAAGATCCAGA GGTGGAAGTATTAGGGAGTTTCACCGAAACTAGCGATGTGTATAGCTTCGGGGCGTTTCTTTTAGAGCTTATAACCGGACAGGATGAGGCAATGCATATCAATTACATGGGATCCAATGAGAGCTTAATTCAATGG GTACAATCAAGGCTGAGTTGCAATGACTTTGTGGACCATAGACTAGTTGGAAGCTTCACCATGGCTGGTATTAAGGATATGATCAAGTTGGCATTGAAATGCATGAGTTTTCCCGGGGAAAGGCGGCCAGATATGAACACCGTTTCGATTGAACTCGAACGGATCCGTGAAAACGAGATGGAAATGACAACAGTAAAAGGTGAAGGTACTGCAAAAATCGCTCTAGGTAGTGAGCTATTTGCTTCAAAATAA
- the LOC107931381 gene encoding serine/threonine-protein kinase-like protein ACR4 isoform X2, which yields MVKVATIVGGAAGTLALMAVIMGFFWFFKSCKSFSNRASETGSSDPSALTEWNRGVGPSSSAGPSLYGPQGAREFMLEELEQATKQFAESSLIGYGSFGLVYKGLLRDVVVAIKRHPGIPRPEFVAGVMYLSEIQHRNLVTLLGYCQEGGSQMLVYEYLPNGSMCNHLYDTGREAPTRLEFKERLSIALGAARGLCHLHGLKPPLIHKNFKTGNVLVDEDFIAKVADAGVSMLLEKIEEASPSYTSSVNVFQDPEVEVLGSFTETSDVYSFGAFLLELITGQDEAMHINYMGSNESLIQWVQSRLSCNDFVDHRLVGSFTMAGIKDMIKLALKCMSFPGERRPDMNTVSIELERIRENEMEMTTVKGEGTAKIALGSELFASK from the exons ATGGTGAAGGTTGCAACTATTGTTGGTGGAGCTGCAGGAACACTTGCTTTAATGGCTGTAATAATGGGATTCTTTTGGTTTTTCAAGTCATGTAAGAGTTTTTCGAATAGAGCTTCGGAGACCGGCTCGTCGGATCCTTCGGCATTAA CGGAGTGGAATCGAGGAGTTGGACCGAGTTCATCGGCCGGTCCGTCTTTATATGGACCACAAGGAGCAAGGGAGTTCATGTTGGAAGAGCTAGAGCAAGCTACCAAACAATTTGCTGAGAGTAGTCTCATTGGATACGGAAGTTTCGGCTTGGTTTATAAAGGTTTGCTTCGTGACGTTGTCGTTGCTATCAAAAGACATCCCGGTATTCCCCGACCAGAATTCGTTGCAGGg GTAATGTATTTGTCCGAGATTCAACACCGAAACTTGGTTACTCTTTTAGGCTATTGTCAAGAAGGTGGTTCCCAAatgttggtatatgaatattTACCCAATGGTAGCATGTGCAATCACCTATATG ATACCGGACGAGAGGCTCCGACTCGTCTTGAGTTCAAGGAGAGGTTATCGATTGCTCTAGGGGCAGCTAGAGGTTTATGCCATTTACATGGCCTGAAACCCCCTTTGATACACAAGAATTTCAAAACGGGTAACGTGTTGGTCGACGAGGACTTCATAGCTAAAGTTGCAGATGCGGGGGTATCGATGTTACTCGAAAAGATAGAAGAAGCCAGTCCATCTTACACGTCTAGTGTAAATGTTTTCCAAGATCCAGA GGTGGAAGTATTAGGGAGTTTCACCGAAACTAGCGATGTGTATAGCTTCGGGGCGTTTCTTTTAGAGCTTATAACCGGACAGGATGAGGCAATGCATATCAATTACATGGGATCCAATGAGAGCTTAATTCAATGG GTACAATCAAGGCTGAGTTGCAATGACTTTGTGGACCATAGACTAGTTGGAAGCTTCACCATGGCTGGTATTAAGGATATGATCAAGTTGGCATTGAAATGCATGAGTTTTCCCGGGGAAAGGCGGCCAGATATGAACACCGTTTCGATTGAACTCGAACGGATCCGTGAAAACGAGATGGAAATGACAACAGTAAAAGGTGAAGGTACTGCAAAAATCGCTCTAGGTAGTGAGCTATTTGCTTCAAAATAA